ttccaaaaatcttgttagtctctaaggtgccgctggactcaaaTTCACTTCTTGTTGGAGTTGCAAGCTTTCTTAGACCTAAGGATAGTGCCTGGTGCACATTGAAACCGAGCGGATGAACAGAAGGGCTCTTGTCAGTGCTTTTGCAGCAGATTGTTGGGGGAATGAAAGGGCAGAGACCCTCCTGCGTTCTCAGTCTCTGACAAGTCCCAAGTCCTGGGAGGCAGAAGCAGCTGAAGGTTTGTGCTTTTTGTCTCCAGGAACCGCCAAAAAGAGCAAGATTCTGTCCCAGGAGGAGCGGAGGGTGGTGGCGTTCCATGAGTCCGGCCACGCCCTCGTAGGCTGGCTGCTGGAACACACAGAGGCTGTGATGAAGGTATGTTTGCCGCTCACCTTGTGAGAAACTGGGCTGAGGAGCAGTCAGCGCTCTCCACACTAAGCGGTCCCTGTGCGTGTTTTGTGTCTCTCCTGTGGCTGCAGGTCTCCATAGCCCCTCGCACCAATGCTGCcctgggctttgctcagatcCTCCCCAAGGACCAGTACCTCTTCACCAAGGACCAGCTCTTTGAGCGGATGTGCATGGCCTTGGGAGGGAGGGTGTCGGAGGCCATCACGTTCAACAAAGTGACTACAGGTGAGGAAAGGCTTTTCTGCAGACAGGCCGAGCTGCGTGAGGCTGTGTAAAGAGCCCGAGGAAGCCTCccttgcacacatgaagctgctggataccgaatcagaccctcggtccatcaaagtcagcattgcctactcaggctagcagtggttctccagggtcttgggcagagaagtCTTTTGCAtaacctattgcctggtcctttcaactggagattccggggattgaacctgggatcttcagcatgccaagcagatgctttaccactgagccatagccccataGAAGAACGAGGGAGTTTTGCTCTTGCTGCTTCCCGGGCAGCTGGGGCTTCCATTGTGCTGCACGATCCTCGTGGTCGGGGGCGATTTTCACCACTCAGCCAGTTAAGCCACTGATTTTGCAGCTGGCCTTGGAAGAAGAGAGGGCAGTTCTTGTCAGGTCCAGTGGTAACAATCAGATATTGATCGTCTTTTGTCCTTTACATGCCCAGGGGCACAAGATGACCTGAGGAAAGTCACCAAGATAGCCTACTCGATGGTGAAGCAATATGGGATGGCGCCCAACGTCGGCTACCTTTCCTTCCCTGTCCAGGAAAATACTGCAGGGATTGGGCGGCGCCCCTTCAGCCAGGGACTCCAGCAGATCATGGACCATGTAAGTTCTCCTTGTAACTCTGAAGCTGCCGGCTGTGCTTGCTTGTCCCCCACTCTGCTGCGAAGCTGACaggatgacctttggccagtcacctGGGTTCAGCCTGtacctgcgggaccacctctcctgagatgccgccccaccccaccctgctggGCTCAAGAAGGCCTGCTTCATGTTCCATCTTGCGGGCAAGCAAGACCCAGAACCTTTTCTGTGTTGGCCCCCACTAAGTGGCACTGTCTTCCCAACAGGGTCAGAAAGGTCTTCTCATGGCTGCTTTTTGACAGCTTTTAGGCAGGCACTGCTGGGAAAGCTGTCCTTGCAAATGATTTTGACTGTATTAGGGACAGGTTGTGTTTTCAGTTATTGTTGTGATTTTATCATGCTTTTGTTTGAGTTCCCAAGTAACCTGCTTTGAGTCTTGTGAGAAAGGCAGCTGTGAAATGATTTTAATAAatgtcattgtgaggataaaattgcaGCAAGGAGGACCTCATGCGTGGCCTTCAGCTCCTTGGAAGAATAGATAAGTAGGTGGTTGGAACCTCAAAAACCGGTCTCTTGAAGCCGGAGCCGTCTTTCCCTGTCACAGACGACTCTTAGGAAGGATGAAGCCCGGTCTTGCAAGGTTGGCCATGCCTCTTTGAAGTGGCTTATTTGCTAAAGCAGGTTTGTGTTAAGTTTTGTGGTCAAGAGAGGATGTGGCTGTTGAAAAGAAGCAGATCCTGCCATGCTGGTGTCTGGCTGGATGCCATCCCACGATTTCCTATACCTTTTGGAAGCCTTTTGTCTACACGTGCTAGAGCTCTGCTTTTAAGATCCCTGGTCCGAGAGTTCAACAGCTGAATCTGAGCTTGGTTGTTCCACCAGGGAGTGCTGGAAGATCAATTCATGCTGGAAGGTGGAGCAATGAGAAATccgtgtctccttcccacccttcCCAAAGGGTGTCCCACACATAGAAACCTGTCATTTGGTTTGCTAGGTGGATTGGGGCGGGCTCCTGAAAAACCCCTGGGTACACCTGCGTATGCTCCTGTGTGTGAGCAGCATAAAAGCAGCCTGGATAGTACAACAGTCTGCTGCTTGCCTGGCCCCACATTAAAGCTTAGGGCCCAGTGCAGGTTGCGTCCCGCTCAAGGGTAAGAAACGTTAACAGTGGGCATCCTCTCTTCCACATCCGGATCCCCCAGGTGCTGCGCctgactggagatgagctgcagtcTGGAATCCTCTCCTCGTTCAGCCATGGAACAGGTTCCCTGGCGTTATCTGTGGACTTCTGTTTCCTTTCTAGGAAGCAAAACTGCTGGTGGCCCAGGCCTACAGGCGCACAGAGACACTGCTTCTGGACAACCGGGACAAGTTGAAGACGGTATGGCTTTTTCCTGCCTGAATGCTCCTGGCACGCCGGTCCTCATGGCCTGGAGTTGAGAGGCGGGCAGATTCAGATCCCACTCAGTGGAGGGCCAGGAGAAAGCCCCTTCCCTCTAGACTAACCTGCTTCATAGTGCACTTGCAAGGCTCACAAATAGCTCTGAGATCCTGGGAGGAAATCTAGAGCTCAAAAAGATCAGGTGAACACACTGGACTGCTGCTAGGATTTGTCCTCTGCAGACAGTCTGGTTGCCCTGAGTGCTGGGAAATGCCACAGGTTATAGTGCCAAGAAGCCCCTGGAGGCAGTGAGAGGCTTGGGGTCGCagagtgagtgggggggggaagctagcaGGCTCGATGGCAACTCTCCTTACACAGCTATGGTCTTGGGCAGTCCTCCCGTCCCCAGGATCTCAGCGCTACTTATGGGAAGCTTCTGCCAAGGCGATCTGTTTCCCCTTCCCTGCTGGGACCTGTCAGCAGGAAAGAAGGTGTTTTTCTGAAAGCTCATTCTGTGCACAAGAGGCTTTCTTCTCCTGCCGAGGAAACCAGCCAAAGGTTGCCTTCATGTTGTCCTTCAGTGTGGCCTTGCTTATGGCCGCAGCAGGAGTCCAGGGTTGGAACAGCTGTGGTGGGGAACCCCCTGAGCAGCAGGAAGGTTGTGAAGCTTCTAAACCCTtttacacgcgcacacacacacacacacacacacacacacacacaacgtgcACACCTCCAAAAGAGTGCTTTGTTGGTGTTGTTCGGTAGTGAGCTGGACTTTGCTTCATCCAAGTGGAGACTGAGTTGCAAAGggtcaccctcccctccccacaggtcCCTGATCTTCTTGCCTGCCCATGTGTGGGCCTTCCTGGACTCACCTTCTCCCACTGTTTCTGTGTTTAGCTGGCTAACGCCCTCCTGGAGAAGGAAGTGATAAACTATGATGACATCGAAGCCTTGATTGGGCCTTCTCCCTATGGGCCCAAGAAAATGATTGCCCCTCAGAGCTGGATTGAAGCTGAGAGAGACAAACAAGACATGGGGGATGAAGAGCCCCCCCAGCAGCCACCCAggcaaggggaagaagaagaagagcccaaCCTTAGACCCGTTTGAAGCCGGGTCATGGCGAGGagtggaagaagagcttaccGGCTTCCTGTCTGAACCAGGCTTGCGCTTAATGTGTGCGGGCTCCTCTGCTTGGATTTCTGTGATGGCTTTCGCTGCTCAGGGAATGAACCATGGCCATGGGTATGATGTCAAACACCATTCCCAAGATGTCTGAAAGAAACCAGACCTCTGTGGGTAACTGGATGGTGCTCCTGGCAGAGGGAGCCAGCTCCCATGCGCCAGGCCTCCTGCCAAGGGCTCGGACCAGCCGCTGCCGGGCTCTGCCTCTTTGAAAATGCTGCCTGCTCAGATGCCCTCATTTTGCACAATAGCAGTGAATTCACAGGCAGAGTTCTGCAGCGTCCaaagatatctaaatctgcagagcATTCTGATGATTGTGGTTGGCGCATGCCTATGCTGTGGGCAGTGGAGAATTGGAATTCCTTGAGTGCCCCATGAGGCCTCTGGCCACAAATGTTACAGGGAGGCAAAGTCCAAGGCTTTGAGAAAGAGGAAGCAGCTACAAGTCTTTGTGCAGAATATGGCTATGATTTGAGGGCAACGTGATGCTTTTAGGGCAAATGTTCATCTAGAACTGCTGGAGGCAGAGAAGGGGGTAATGGGTTGATCATCCCTAAGCAAATGTGGGAGGGgggtgagagagaaaaagagaccagCCATTTCCATTTGCACCCTCCCTTTCAGTGTGGATTATTGCCACGAGGATTGTCTTTGTCCTAGACTGAGCCTAGGCCATATTTTGCTCCTGCCAACCTTAACTTAAAATTCTCTGGCCTTCTCTTTCAGAACCCTCAAGATGTTAAGTACAAGTATAAAATAAGTGCTTGGGTTCCTCTCGATAACAATCCCATCTCCATCTTCCCCACCGGCCCTTGGCAAATAGTCATCAGTGATATGTAGCTACCACCTAGTGGTCTGTTCAGAAACCTGCATGGAATGGTATCTTTCTAGATACTCCTGAGTCTAGTCTAGATACCCCTGAGAATCTGCTGAGTCTCTGTGGCTGTTCCccccaaagggaagccattaccACCCACGAGACATTTCTGGAGTTACTCGACATTCACCGGACCCCTCAGCTGTGTGGTGGCCTCATCACCAGATAGCTTCAGAGGCAGGGAAGCCAGGGGTCCTGACTGTCAGTGTGTGTTTATTCTGGAGGTTTGGATAATGTTCAAGAAAATAAAGTTTGGAATTTATTACTGTTGTCTGAGGCTCTGTTGAAATTACGAGCACGCAAGGGAGAGAGCcaccctttctcctttctttccatcTTCGCTTGGATGCTGTTGCCGTCAAGGTGTGGGGAAAcacggttcctccccccccccccaacttactGATCAATGCATATTCCATCATGCCTTGGTTTTAGTCATAGCAACATGGCTCATACCAGAAAAAGTGTTGCCacatcagaccaaaggcccagttTATTATCCTGGCTACCTGTGTTGGAAGACCAATGCCTGCAGGAAGCTTCCAAACAGTTCATAAAGGCAACCCTGTTCTTAGTCTGCAGTACTTGGTAGTCAGAACTGCCCTTATTTGTGGAGGTTCAATTTAATAATGTACAGACCTGGATGGAAGGTGGTCTGTCAATTTCTCATTTGCTTTGTTGCCCCTCGTCTGCTTTGTAACCTAGTGGCGCTAGCGACATGTTgcatgaagcagcatttcatttTGTCCTGATCTTCCTGCTCTTCAGCTTCATTAGGGGATCCTGACTGCCAGTGCAGGGTGGAAATGTTTTCCCACTTTCTACCTACCAGCTATAATTTTATAAAAATTATCAAGTTCCTAGCCTGGATGTATATGAAATTAGGTATAGTGTAAATAAAACGGACTAAAGAAAATACTCCCCTCTACCCTGCCCCTCCTCTGTGGCCACCTACATCAGCTTTTCTCGAGAGCTTTGCCAGAACTAGGTCGCAGTCTGAAACGCGTGGCCCCTTTAAGGAGGGCGCCATCTTTAGTGATGGCGAGGTGACGCGCCGTGGTTGATGCCAGCGAGATGGATCTCTGGTCCTGATTGGCCACGGGCGAACCGTCGCGTTTCCTGGAGCCGGGTCGGAAGTGGCGCGTAGATATCCCAGCGTTCCTCGCGCCGCCTCTTTCTTTTTCCGGCCGGCCATTTGCTGCCGCGGGAGGTGAGTGGGAGGCCGGCGGGTTATCCGTCCCCATCCCTCGCCTGGGTGTAGCCGGGAGTGCTCGGGAGGGGCCGGGAGGGCCAGCGGGAGCTCCGCCGTTGCGGTGGGAGGGTTATTGGGGGGTGGCGATGACCGGAGCCGGGGGCGCCTGCGGCCTTCTTCTCTGgtgcaggcggcggcggcggcggccctccTTCGGCTGCCTTGGCGTTCCAGGCTGCAGCCGCAGAAGGGGCTTAGGGTGGCGGGGAGGCCGCTGCCGGGCTGGGCTGAGCGGAGGGGCAGGCCCCTGGCTTTTGCAAGGCCGCGaggcctcccctccctctttccctccgaGCCGCTCCGGGCAGCATTCGCACTCGCCGCCCCCCTTTATTATccgcagccaccctgtgagggaggctaggctgCGAGGCCCTGTGTCCTGCGAGCTTCATGGCCTGGTGGGGATCGAAACCAGAGCCTCTCCCTTCGCAAAGGGGCGCTTTCACGCGCTTCTGAAGCGTGTGCTTTtaatggaggtctataaaattgtgcatggcgTGGAGAGagttggacagggagaagttttgcTCCCGcgctcataataccagaacgcggggtcatctgccgaagctggagggggagagattcaaaaatgataaaataaagtatttcttcagacaacgcatcgttaaattgtggaactccctgccccaggatggggtgatggctgccaacttggaaggctttaagagggggagtggacgtgttcatggaggagaggggctatccatggctactggtcaaaatggatactagccatgatgcacacctattctttccGGTATCAGAGCAGCGGGCCtgtatcttaggtgctgtggaacacaggcagagtaaagctgctgctgcagtcgtcttgtttgtggcttcctagaggcccctggctggccactgtgtgaacagactgctgtactttatgggcctgggtctgatccagcagggcttttcttatgttcttaatccagTTTCAGTGTGCTTTGTAACTGGGTTTTACTGTGCGAAATGGCAAAATGCACTTGCAGACAGTTGCTAAAGCGCATTGAAAATTGATTATTCAGCCGCCCTGTCGTCTCTTGGTCAAGGGCTGCGGTGTTAGCAAAAATATCTGCCAAAGACCACAGGAGCCGGGATGCCAGTCTTGGGGGCAGAGGGCCCTGTCTTGGGGGCTCCTGTCCTAGAAGGGTGTAGGAGTGATCCCAGTCGTGGGTGAGACCGAGACCAGGGGTTCAGAAATCTAATAATGGTAGTGTTTTAACGTTTGCCTTCAGGCGGTTTGTACACTGTTGTGTATTGCCTGCAAGCTAAGTGAGCATTATCATGCGCACTCACACGCCAGAGTCGCAGAGGGGAGTTGGTGTGGCTTGCATAAGGTTCCGAttcagagcagggcctttctggtCTATGGCTGCACCTGGGCTTCTCAGTAGCACGCTGGATGTGTGGCTTGTCTTGTGTAGGTCATTCTCTAGATGTTTCCAGCCTTTATAAGCCTCTGTCCCGTCTTCACAAGGCAGaagacaaagatggtgaggggtctggagaccaagtcctatgaggaaaggttgaaggagctgggtatgtttagcctgaagaggagaagactgagaggggatttgagaactatcttcaagtacttgaagggctgtaatatagaggagggtgccgagttgttttctgttggcccagaaggtcggatcagaaccaatgggttgaaattaaatcaaaagagtttccatctagacattaggaagaaatttctaacaggcttccttgggaagtggcaagcactccttccctggaggtttttaagcagaggctagatggccatctgtcagcaatgctgattctatgaccttaggcagatcatgagagggagggcatcttggccatcttctgggcatggagtaggggtcactctgtgtgtgggggggaggtagttgtgaaattcttgcattgtgcagggggttggactagatgaccctggtggtcccttccaactctatgattctttgattctaagaCTCCATTAAAACCACATCAAGAGCATCTTCTGCAAGGAgccgtcctttaaaaaaaagcaaatacaAGTAAGGCTaacaagataactgcagtttGGGCACCTGGTGGGCGAGACTGCAGCTAGGAGctttttttctcctgttttttGCATTTGACAAGATCCTCCATTAGCACCAGTGCCAACCTGGCCATCTGTGAGGTGAGGCTTTGTGTGGCCTCCCAGGGtgctgcttggggaggggctgttgctcagtggtagagcatctgcttggtgtgcagaaggtcctaggttcaatccccagcatctccagttaaagggactaggcgagtaggggatgtggaagacccctgcccaggaccctggagagctgctgccaaggcaGCTTGATGCATTCATGCCTTCTCTGGTTCGGAAAGGGTGTGCTGCATGAACTGAGCAAGGTTGTAGAGTTTGGCTATAGTCATTATGTTttctatttaaataaatgaaaccgAGACGATTAAAATCAATCAAGACAATTCAAGTCATGTCATTGATTTAAATTGCCATGAAAAAGACTGATTTAATTAATGGATATAACTCAAGGTTTCTATATTGTAATTCATGTACTTTGTGAACCACCATTATACTGATTGGTTGCTCTAACAGCATATTGGTTTGCAGCTAATAAGAGGTTTTATGTTGCCTAGGAGCATACCGTAATCCAAAGCTTTCTCTTGGAGCCAAAGCTATTTCCACTTGGAGGGGGATGATGGTGAAATTAAATGACTGGTCCCTAGCCCTCTTTCTGCATATGAAGATTAACCCACTTTCTAGAATGGGCTTGAAGCTGCAGGGAAGCGTGAATAAATGTCCATCTGAGAGCTCAACAGAATTCTGATACTTGCAGGGCATAAATATAAGGAGTAGAAAATCAACCAGGAGGGATAATCCTGGTGAGATGCAGGCTGATGACTTCTGGATCTTAGTGCTTGTAATGGTGATTTTCCAGTCCCTTGTCAATAAGAACGCTGCAATAGTAAGCCCACCGGTGTGGTGGTTTAAAGAGGAACTTACTttgaatttgttttaaaattacttaaaacattttttttttaaatcaccagtGTACATACTCCTTGAAATGGCAGAAGAAGTCATTTCTGTCattaaggtaaggtaaggtaaaggtcccctgtgcaagcaccgggtcattcctgacccatggggtgacgtcacatcttgacgttttctaggcagactgtttacggggtggtttgccagtgccttccccagtcatcttccctttacccccagcaagctgggtactcatttgaccgacctcggaaggatggaaggctgagtcaaccttgagccggctacctgaaaccgacttccatcgggattgaactcaggtcgtgagcagagtttggactgcagtactgcagcttaccactctgcaccataggGCTCCAAACACAAAATAGGAGGAGGGGTTGAAAGCGTTTTTCTACTATGAATAAATAACAGAGCAAAGTGAATTTTTAATGACTCCCAAGTCTGGAATCCAAGCTAGTAATGTATATTGGTTACGTATAAATGGCCAGAAACTGATTTTTGTATTgtacattcttttaaaaagccttaataatttaatagaataaCTATTAATGGTATTAtcagttaaaataaaattgtgtatCCCAGCAGGGTTTAATAATCTGGGAATCTCCCGATGTTAGTGGTACTAAAATAAGTTGTTGATATATGAAGTAAGGTATGGTTTCTTAGTGAAACAATCTTTTAAACTTAAGAACGGCATACTCTGTGAATACCGTATTAAAAGGATTTTCTCTTTGTCATGCGAGTTTGCTTTGAAGAACTGTTGCAGCTTTAATCATAAAGTTGAGTCCGGGATGTTTGTTTTCAGGGATATAAGCAGCCATGGCACCCAGCCGGAATGGCATGATCTTAAAGCCCCATTTCCACAAAGACTGGCAAAGACGAGTAGCTACATGGTTCAACCAGCCTGCCAGGAAGATCCGCAGGTGAGTTATTGCAGCCTGCTGAGCCTGTGAGTTCCGTGTGCCAGGTGACCAGCAAAGAAGCGCTGAATAACCAAGAGGCGAGGGAGCATCTCCCTTGCTCCAAAGATGTCAGATCAGTGCTGCAGCCAGATGATGAAAATTCTCCGGAATCGCTGGACACCATTGATGATATATTAGAACCCCTATCAGCTGATGGTTGTGGCTTTTTATCTTGCTGTCACTGGCAATGTTAGCCTTGTTGAAAAGGGCATCAGGCTCTGGTTGTATTTGGAGAAAAGGGAGGGATTTGACATAAGCCCCCTTTCTGCTGCTCTTTCCACCCAGGAGGAAGGCCCGGCAAGCAAAGGCCCGCCGTATTGCTCCTCGTCCGGTATCTGGACCAATCCGACCAATTGTCAGATGCCCCACCGTGCGATACCACACGAAAGTCCGCGCTGGTCGGGGATTCAGTTTAGAGGAGCTGAGAGTAagtagaggggggaaatgtctcaGAGGCTGAGGTGTGGGTTCCCTTGGACTACTGGCTACGTGGCTTGAAGTCTCGAGCAATAAGGTGCATTTTCAGGAAAGGCTTCTGAAGGCAGCTTGGCTGAACCTGGTTGGATTTCTTGACAGACCGCTGTAAGGCAAATTACTGGATGTCCCTAAGGGAATCTGCATGGGAGCTTTCAagactgcgtggtgtagtggttaagagcaacggtttggaatggtggagtctgatctggagaaccgggtttaattccccactcctccacatgagcggtggaggctaatctggtgaactggatttgtttccccgctcctacacacaaagccagctgggtgaccttgggctagtcacagctctcttagagctctctcagccccacctacctcacagggtgtctgttgtggggaagggaaggtgattgtaagccggtttgagtctcccttaagtggtagagaaagtcagcatataaaaaccaactcttctaagccTGAGCCTGGcgttggccgggaagagcggggtaacaaatggaaataataaataattcctGCTTGTTTGGGTCGGTCAAGATGCTTGTGCAGGCAGCGGTGGGGGAAAGCCCTCCAGtatctgatttttttaatttgagGGGTAGAGAATTTAGTCTTGTTAGGTTTTTCTAAACATTTACTGTAGCAGATATTTCTCTTAAAACCTCTTGGGCCGAAAGGTGCCTCAAATGCAGCCGTCGCCACCGTTTTTGACAGCCGCGCAGTCGATGATGACACTGTCTCCAGAATCTCTGTACTGTCCGTGATGACTGTGCTTGAACCCTTTTCCAGCTGATGACTGCAGCGGCCCTGCAGCCAGAACAGGGATGTTGAGGCACAGGTTGTTTCCCATGAGGCTCAGGCGAATGATCTCTCCCTAGATGGCTGGCATTCACAAGAAGTTTGCCCGGACCATTGGCATCTCGGTGGACCCCAGGAGGCGGAACAAATCTACGGAAGCCCTGCAGGCCAACGTGCAGCGGCTGAAGGAGTATCGCTCCAAGCTCATCCTCTTTCCCCGGAAACCTTCTGCCCCCAAGAAAGGGGACAGCTCAGTGAGtaccggggtggggggcagtCTTATCTACAATTCTGCTGAAACTAATATCCAAAGCACACAGGTTTAGTTTCCAAGTAGAGTGTGCTTAAGCTTAGAGCACGCACATCTGAGGCAGAGAATtataagatttcccccccccctgctgtttGTTTACATGGCTGTTTCAACTAAGACTTtaccagtttttttggggggggggatgtcacgGTTGACCAGGTACTTGTACTGTAACCAACTCTGTTCATGGAGAGGATCTAGGAGTGTGGAGTTGAAGCGGTGTGAAGGCGGCATTCAGTGTTAGTCAGGTTGGGGCTTTGGTCCTCCTGGCTTGGCTCAGGTCAGCCATCAAACTGGCTTTAGCCCTGTGAGGCTCCACCAACACGCTTCTCTCAGAAGCGCCAAAGCAAGGCCTTTCCTGCCAACAAAGGGTTGCACGTAATAGCTCCTGTGGAGCTCCACCAatgttccttccttctcccttgcAGGCAGAAGAGCTCAAAATGGCCACGCAGCTCTCTGGACCAGTTATGCCCATCAAGAACGTAAGTACCTTCTACTCTG
Above is a genomic segment from Euleptes europaea isolate rEulEur1 chromosome 17, rEulEur1.hap1, whole genome shotgun sequence containing:
- the RPL13 gene encoding 60S ribosomal protein L13; the protein is MAPSRNGMILKPHFHKDWQRRVATWFNQPARKIRRRKARQAKARRIAPRPVSGPIRPIVRCPTVRYHTKVRAGRGFSLEELRMAGIHKKFARTIGISVDPRRRNKSTEALQANVQRLKEYRSKLILFPRKPSAPKKGDSSAEELKMATQLSGPVMPIKNVYKKEKARVISEEEKNFKAFASLRMARANARLFGIRAKRAKEAAEQDVEKKK